One window from the genome of Bicyclus anynana chromosome 25, ilBicAnyn1.1, whole genome shotgun sequence encodes:
- the LOC112044021 gene encoding acyl-CoA Delta(11) desaturase-like, which translates to MTAIESKDELLKPLVGQAPRKYEILYLELLMIMYIHIAALYGIYLAYFSATWKTLIFHYIMSQLVTLGITAGRHRLWSHNSYKAKMPLQIILVVLSSMTYQYSVIHWVRDHRLHHRYCDTDADPHNASRGFFFSHIGWLIVKRHPEAMRRGKAIDISDALANPVLRFENKYALPIAVTFSLVLPTLVPMYFFGENLSTAWHINMTRLMCNLHLTFSINSFVHLSGARSYDKQFSGAQSTFWSILTLGESFHNYHHTFPWDYRTAELGNNWLNPCTKFIDFFAWLGWAYDLKTVSVDMAQSRARKTGDGTDKWGFKTK; encoded by the exons ATGACAGCGATAGAATCAAAAGACGAATTACTGAAACCCCTCGTCGGACAAGCTCctagaaaatatgaaatattataccTCGAACTACTAATGATAATGTACATTCATATAGCAGCACTGTATGGGATCTACTTAGCGTATTTTAGTGCAACATGGAAAACATTGATCTTCC ATTACATTATGAGTCAGCTGGTGACACTGGGTATAACTGCAGGCAGACATAGGTTGTGGTCGCACAATAGTTATAAGGCAAAAATGCCTCTACAAATCATACTGGTAGTATTGAGCTCAATGACGTATCAGTACTCAGTGATACATTGGGTGCGTGACCATCGATTGCATCATAG ATATTGCGATACCGACGCTGATCCTCACAACGCAAGTCGTGGCTTCTTCTTCTCCCACATTGGTTGGCTGATTGTCAAACGGCACCCTGAGGCGATGCGAAGAGGAAAAGCCATTGACATATCCGATGCACTCGCCAACCCTGTGTTGAGGTTTGAGAACAA GTACGCTCTGCCAATTGCAGTAACGTTTTCCCTCGTCCTACCGACGCTTGTGCCCATGTATTTCTTCGGAGAGAACCTCAGCACTGCATGGCACATCAACATGACTCGATTAATGTGCAACCTGCATTTAACGTTTTCAATAAACAGCTTTGTCCATTTGTCGGGTGCCAGATCTTACGACAAACAGTTTTCGGGTGCTCAGAGCACTTTTTGGTCCATTTTGACGTTGGGTGAATCTTTCCATAACTACCATCACACGTTTCCATGGGATTATAGGACGGCGGAGTTGGGTAATAATTGGTTGAACCCTTGCACTAAGTTTATAGACTTTTTTGCTTGGCTGGGATGGGCTTACGATTTGAAAACGGTGTCGGTTGATATGGCACAGTCTAGGGCGAGGAAGACTGGTGATGGGACTGATAAATGGGGattcaaaactaaataa
- the LOC128199494 gene encoding uncharacterized protein LOC128199494 yields the protein MRMLRWSGGVTLKDKVRNEHIRGSFKVAEIAEKAKESRLRRYGHVMRRPDDHVVKKCLSMDTKKRGKGRPPTTWLTKVHKDLKDKGMTDDDAKERTKWRHMIGKADPV from the coding sequence ATGCGTATGTTGCGATGGTCGGGAGGAGTGACACTCAAGGACAAGGTGCGCAATGAACACATAAGAGGGAGCTTCAAGGTCGCAGAAATAGCTGAAAAAGCAAAAGAGTCCAGGCTGAGACGGTACGGTCATGTGATGCGAAGACCAGATGACCATGTCGTAAAAAAGTGCCTTTCCATGGATACTAAGAAGCGGGGGAAGGGAAGACCACCAACAACGTGGTTAACGAAGGTCCATAAGGACCTGAAAGATAAGGGCATGACAGACGATGACGCAAAGGAGCGTACAAAATGGCGCCACATGATTGGGAAAGCTGACCCCGTATAA
- the LOC112044025 gene encoding acyl-CoA Delta(11) desaturase-like: MASSVETIHTKEVEDELQAPRKYDVLYVNLLLAIYVHIAALYGVYFAFTSGTWNTLIFHIMISQLVTLGTTAGRHRLWSHKSYKAKMPLQIILLLLNSMSFQYSVIHWARDHRLHHRYCDTDADPHNASRGFFFSHFGWLIVRRHPEVLRRGKAIDISDVLSNPMLRFENKYAVPIGVTFTLVLPTLIAMYFFGESLNTAWHINMTRYVCNLHLAFSTNSIVHLWGSRTYDKNLSGAQSTFLSIFTWGEAYHNYHHTFPLDYRTAELGNNWLNPTTKVIDFFAWLGWAYDLKTVPVDVAQFRASRTGDGSNIWGFKTE, translated from the exons ATGGCCTCTTCAGTGGAAACTATCCATACAAAAGAGGTTGAAGATGAATTACAAGCTCCTAGAAAGTATGACGTATTATACGTCAATCTGCTGTTAGCAATCTACGTGCATATAGCAGCATTGTATGGGGTATACTTTGCGTTCACCAGCGGTACATGGAACACATTGATATTTC ATATCATGATAAGCCAATTGGTTACACTGGGAACAACTGCAGGCAGACATAGGTTGTGGTCACACAAATCATATAAGGCGAAAATGCCTCTACAAATAATATTACTCCTATTGAACTCAATGTCATTCCAGTACTCTGTGATACATTGGGCGCGTGATCATCGCCTGCATCACAG ATATTGTGATACCGACGCTGATCCCCACAACGCAAGCCGTGGTTTCTTCTTCTCCCACTTTGGTTGGCTGATTGTTAGAAGACATCCGGAGGTGTTGCGAAGAGGGAAAGCCATCGACATATCCGATGTACTCTCCAACCCTATGTTGAGATTTGAGAACAA GTACGCTGTACCAATCGGTGTAACATTTACCTTGGTTCTACCGACACTGATCGCCATGTATTTCTTCGGGGAAAGCCTCAACACAGCATGGCACATCAACATGACTCGGTACGTCTGTAACCTGCACTTGGCATTTTCAACAAACAGCATTGTCCATTTGTGGGGTTCCAGAACATACGACAAAAACTTGTCGGGCGCTCAGAGCACTTTTCTATCGATTTTCACATGGGGCGAAGCTTATCACAACTACCATCACACGTTTCCACTGGACTATAGGACGGCGGAGTTGGGTAATAATTGGTTAAACCCAACCACTAAGGTGATAGACTTCTTTGCTTGGCTGGGATGGGCTTACGATCTGAAAACGGTGCCGGTTGATGTGGCACAATTTAGAGCTAGCAGGACAGGCGATGGGAGTAACATATGGGGGTTCAAAACTGAATAA
- the LOC112055135 gene encoding uncharacterized protein LOC112055135 — MVFRSGRGPETIPGVLLEGNVLERVERFRYLGHIVTEGLVDNEDIERERRALAVRCNMLARRFAKCSEQVKVTLFRAYCLCFYSCQLWTKYTRRAINNIRVQYNDAYRILMKLPRYCSASGMFALARVPDFFAIMRSRVAKFWSRLRSSKNEILTTLAECQDCSILKHWRSVHQEPNKK, encoded by the coding sequence ATGGTGTTCCGTTCAGGCAGAGGTCCAGAGACAATTCCGGGGGTGTTGCTGGAAGGTAACGTTCTGGAAAGGGTTGAGCGGTTCAGATACCTCGGGCACATTGTGACTGAGGGTCTCgttgataatgaagatattGAGAGGGAGCGACGGGCTCTGGCTGTTAGATGCAACATGTTGGCGCGACGCTTTGCAAAGTGCAGTGAGCAAGTCAAAGTGACATTGTTTAGGGCATACTGCTTATGCTTCTATTCATGTCAACTGTGGACTAAGTACACCAGACGCGCTATCAACAACATCAGGGTACAATACAATGACGCGTATCGTATCCTGATGAAGTTGCCGCGGTACTGCAGTGCGTCGGGCATGTTCGCTTTGGCCAGAGTACCGGACTTCTTCGCGATTATGCGATCGCGAGTCGCAAAGTTTTGGAGTCGTTTGCGATCCTCGAAAAACGAGATCCTCACCACACTGGCGGAGTGTCAAGACTGCTCAATTCTTAAACATTGGCGCTCAGTGCACCAGGAGCCGAATAAAAAGTAA